The sequence below is a genomic window from Lycium ferocissimum isolate CSIRO_LF1 chromosome 9, AGI_CSIRO_Lferr_CH_V1, whole genome shotgun sequence.
AGATGACTTCCACCAAAAAGTGTCATTTTCTTTCTTagctgaaaaatattttcctcaaaaattatttttcggCAATCAAACACAAGAAactgacttatttttttggagAATATATTTCAAAAGACATTCtccgtcataccaaacaccGATTATGGATAGATAATGAATGTGAAGAGAGTTGATAGATAAGACGACTTTCATATAATGGAAAGAAGTTATCTGAAAAGATCGACTTACACAACAGCATTTGGGTTCCAATGAACTGTATAGTTGTGAAAATCAGCAGTTGGATCAAACCAAGGATAGAATTGTTGTTCCCTGTTTCCAACACCTTGGGTATAAATGTTTGTGTGTATAATATAAGGTTGTCCTGATATATTTCCTAGAAACTCGAAATCGATTTCATCATGCTTGTCACCGGTAGAAGATAGCTGCCAcgataaattaaaacaaacatcattaatatataaataattcgTTCATGTCTTGTTATGTGTATATTGTCAGTGTATAAAATTAGAACTCTATTGATTTTGTTACGGAATTTAAACATCAGGAACATTGTACGAGTATACTTACATAGTATGTTGTGACAGTTCCAGCAGAGTTGTTAGGTACCAACTTGATAAGCATTTCAAAGCTACCAAAGAGAAATGATCTTTTGATTGTGCACCAGACCCTGAAGTTGAAACCAGAACAATTAGTATTGTCAACCCAAATAATTTAAATTCAGTAATATTTTGCTCAATCAAAATATAAATGTCAATTTTTATTTGCCCTCTTTTCACTTTAGGCCGGCAGGTTCAGATTAGAATTTAAAGCGTGTTTTGTACGTTCAGTTGAATCAATTGTTTGTAGCTTAAACTATGCACGGAGacatatgctttttttttttttttaaacatgtaCATATTAATAAGATCACACTCATTCTGAATCAGCCGACTCAAGATTCTGAATTCGCCTATATCTCGAATGGTTACAATGGAAGGCTACACAAGTAAGCAACTTTTATCTTGGAAAAGAATTAGGAGTAACAATTTGCTATCCCATCCAGCTTTTAAGAGGCTTTGGGCGTTGCACATCATACATGAAAGATAACCAATGTAATTTACTTGTTGTGTCTATATATACTACTGGCAGACCTGCTAGGATCTACTATTGTTAGAAATTTTTTGGATAgctttcaacaacaacatacccactgaaatcccacaaagtggggtctggggagagtagagtgtacgcagactttACCCCTACCTTTTGGATGGCTTTGGTTCTTTTATACGTATTGGCTACATACTTTGCTATAAATTCTCTAGCGACCCCGGTGTTTTGGtatcatacataatatacaaaattatatatttattcccctataaataaaaattaacttaCCTACAGATTTATCAAGAACAAGTTGAAGATCATCGCCTTGAATTTTACAATGATGAGCACCCCAATTGATAAACATGCTACTTGAGATCTTTCCATTGACTAGAGATGAATGAAATGCAATTGTTGCAATGATCAaaaccaaggaattaaaagctATGAATTTGCCCATCTTTAATAAATTATGACacactttttttctttgttagtCACCAATTGGAAATTGTACATTTTTCTCTTAGGATGTGGAGTCTTTATATAGCATATAATTGAAGTCCCTTTCAATTACTATGCAAacttcttttatgtattttgaGCTGAACATGTCTGAGGATTGACATCTTAAACACCGAGTAGATGCAGTTGGCAATTGGTATCTGCTTACATGTATGTTGTATTGGTTATATCTCAaggcaaaaaaaagaaaaaagaaatacataGTGAAGATAAtttgaagtttgatttagaTATATCTCAAAATCAGGGACGACTTAACAAAACTGACCGCCTAAAgctaaaatatattaaaagacCTCTTAAACTTATTCCATAAAATCCATATGATAATAAAACACAAAAGAAACCCCAAGAATTTCTTCTAGTAGTAAGAGCGCAACGCGTAATGTGTGGATTAGATGCTCATTACAATTTAAAACTCTATTACAGTCAAAAGCATGATATGTAAATGGAGAAGGGTAGAGGAACGAACATATTGTCCATCGAATTTTGAACATTGCCCTACTTGTCCTTGGGGGTTTCTCAACTGGTTAAAAAAGATGAGATACAAATTTTCTGATAATTAAGACTATTAAATTGTTTTTCTGAGGGAGTGTGCAGACACAGTATTTTAGTAGACCACCagtttttactttttagttCATGTTCAGTATTTATGGTTACAAACTCAACATTTTACAAAGGGCATATCTACTTGGAACCCTTAAAATATGAGCTTAATTTGTTCGAGGACCCTGTTGACATACTATCACCTATGATATTGTACCTATATCTAATTAAATTTGACATTGACATGGAGTTTTTCCTTTACTTAAAACCAGGACTTCCACATTATCTTGACATGTCTTGGACAAATTGCACTACaaaatttatgttaatattaacAAAGGACTCCAAATACGAGATAATAATCAATACTCCTCCAGCCTTAGCTAGTTAGAGGTTTCGGTTTTGAGCTCAGAGAATAAAGTCATCTTTAATAGGAAGTGTTTTACATAGTCCAAAAGGGGGACTTTCTGGTATTAATTCAGATCTGTAGAGCCCTAATGACACTTTCAATTACTATTTGCATGTAAaccttttatgtattttttgctGACGATGTCCGAAATCTGACATTCTGAACACCGAGTGGACGCAGTTTgctattaattaattaagaaatcTGGTTACATGTATGTTGTATCTGTTAGTTtttgagcaagaaaaaaaaagaatgtttaGTGAAGATTATTGAATTTTAATATAGACATATCTCCTAGGGGCTAATGGTATCAAATGGGCGGGTTGAATTAAATTTGGACAAGTTAAAATGGGCTGTGTCAATCAATGAGCGCGTCATTTGggctaaaagcctaaaatgagcTAAGAAACGGGTCCTAACACAACCTGCTTATTTTTTactaagtttttatttttataattttataaagtacctaataaaaccttttttctctttattattgttatgtaataaaaaataaaaaataaaaacttttttgACAAAGTTTCTAATGAGTGAGAATTTCGGCAACGTAttaatcaaattttttaaaaggttgaATTGGACGAATCAAGTGAATTGAGCCTAAACCTATGCGAGTCGGGCTAACCATGCTTCTATGAACTAATTTTATCAGGCCTAATATCTCCAAACATACATCTATAGAGACCATTTGGACTAATCTTCAGGATATGTACTTCTTTCGGTCTCAAATATTTAGTTGTTTTGACAAATccaatttgtttcatgaaatatttaacttCGAAAATTGTTAAATCGTACTGCTCCAATTAGTAAAGTGTTAAAGCTATACACAAGACGTTTAAGAGAAAGAAGTAGTTTAGATGTATACTCTTATAATTAAGGCTATTAAAATGTGTTTTCTTAGGAGATGACAAGAACGTAATAAGGACAAATAATATGAACCTACAAAGTATTTTAGACAAACACTTAAATTTTACTTCATGGTCGACATTGATGGTTACACCATTTTCCAGAAGCAGTGTGACATCCAAGATGGAAGGCAGGCAGATgaggagtaaaaaaaaaaaaaaaaaaaacgactgGCAAGCTTCTaaagaattttgaagaaagggCGTTTTTTACACTTTACGTGAATCTCACATCGGTTAAGTTTGAAACCAACTTCCACAGTCCACTAGCTATAACGCTCTCACAATTCGGAGAACTCAACTAATGGGATGTCAACACATTCAGAAATAAAACATGCTAAGGTTTTTTGATTGCTAAAGAAAAAAGAGCTGGCCTCTATTTATAGAGAGTGTCTACTTATCACAAACCTATAGCTATTGGGCCTAACTTATCACATACACAATTAGGCCTTTTATTTATTCACCACTTGTGCCACATTATTATCCTCTTAGGCTATAATCGATTAACACAAATTCGAATTCAACAGAATAATCGTGGAAAAgtcattaataaaaataatcaagtttttaCTTTAAAGAATAGAGTACATGAATGAGATCAACTCATAAGCAAGATCTTgctcaaaacaaaaacaaaattaattaaaaaaacaaaatagaagCAAAATGTTGAAGCTCAAGATTAGTACATTAATATCTggaagaatttattggaaagacaaaagaaaaaaaagatccaATGAAGCAGCTTTCACTTTGACCACGTCCTTCTAGTTTTGTGGCAATGAGCATTCAGTAGGCATAACTCCCTTGAATCTTTTCATATCTTTGCAATAATCATAGATCATATACTTGCTTCTAATGGAGTTCATTTGACCAAAATTATCAGCACTCAATTTATTATATAAAGGGGAATTCCACCAATTGGATCTTGTGGGAATAGCACATTGAACAATACTTAATGATCCATTCCAATAACAAGCTCTTGGCCTGAACTTTCTATAAGTTGCAGTAAATGGTGCACTATTCCAATCAATTTTCACAAGGCCACCTCTAGTTGCCCAGCTATCAGCATTCCAAAGGCTAGTGTAGACTCTCATTCCTTGTTGGTTTGGGAATGGAATTCCTTGGAGTTGGTAGTTTCTAAAGACTCTAATGGGAATACCATCAATGTACCATCTGAAAAAAACATAAGAGGTATCATATCAAATTTTGAGGAATATTCTAGTTTCCTAAAGTGTGATATGACTGAAGTCAtttctggaaaatatttttctgaaaagaaacaaaatctgaaacatattttgaaagaaatatttactattaaagaaataatattaCCCCCTTTGTCCTTATATATATGGTTGGATTTGACTAGATACAGAGCTTAAGAAAGGAACTAAAGAAAGACTTCTGAAACTGGTAATCTAAAACAAGCAACATTTATTTGtttggctataaatcatctaattaataataaaatgagaagtttaaatttaaatttaaatttaaattatttctatAAGAACGGTATGATGTTCTTTTTGGaatagatttaaaaaaagaaaaatacgagagggagtattaattagaacagatggagtattattattattagagtAGCCAAACTGATTGTGTTTTGATGAAGTTAAGAGCTAGTTAAAGAGGTGATATGAAGTTAAGAATAGAGATAAGGGTAAAGGAAAGTGACTTCCACTTAGAAGCGTTGGAATGCCATTTTATCCCTTTGGCagaaatccttttttttttcagtaaGTATTTTCTGACAATTAAACACCAGAAGGTTGACTTGGGAAAACATATTTCAAAGAATATTCTGTGTCACACCAAATACACTACGttagactttttttttgaaatatatagaTAAAAAATAGAGGTGGGGAGAGGTTATACATAAGATTTTCATCTAATGGAAAGAAGTTATCTAAAAAGATTGACTTACACGACAGCATTGGGGTTCCAATGAACGGTGTAATTGTGAAAATCAGCAGTTGGATCAAACCATGGATAGAATTGTTGCTCCCTATTTCCAACACCTTGGGTGTAAATGTTTGTGTGTATTATATAAGGTTGTCCTGATATATTTCCTAAAAACTCGAAGTCGATTTCATCATGCTTGGTACCGGTAGAAGATAGCTGCCACAATCAATAAACAAATGTTTTGTTATATACTGTTAGTATACAAAATTTAAACCCGATTAATTTTGTTACATAAAGTAAACATCACGAATCATGAATACTGTACGAATATACTTACATAGTATGTTGTGACAGTTCCAGCAGAGTTGTTAGGGACCAACTTGATAAGCATTTCAAAGCTACCAAAGAGAAATGATCTTTTTGATTGTGCACCAGAACCTGAAATTGAAACCAAATCAGTTAGTATTGTCAACCCAAAAAACTTAACGGATCTAGAGTGAATTATGTGAGTTCAACTATCGACGTTTTTCAACTATGTACACATATGcggatttttaaaaatatatacatatactaagATCAAAATCATTCTGAACCCATTGACTCTAAATTCTAGGTTTGTCTCTGCCTGGAGCAGTAACAATAGAAGCAAGGCTGTGATTAGGTCTAGATGTGGGGATCAATTGAATCACCttcgccaaaaatcttctcTATGTATTGGCTaaaatatttactatttttgtttggtaatatataaatttttgaatcCCGTTGACATAAAAGAAAATTCCAGTGTAATGGCAAAGGGGGTCCAAAGGTTGCTTTAAATCATAGGTCCAAATCCGAGGTGTGACActagtattttcttgaattcctgACCCCGCAGCAGCCGAACGGAAGATTACACAAAtaggcatttttttttaaatcttgaaaAAGAAATAGTCAATAGGAATAACAAGCTGCTATCAAATGCAGGTTTTAGATGTAAAGATAACTAAGTAAAACTTGCCTGCAGATTGATCAAGAACAAGTTGAAGATCATCGCCTAGCATTTTACAATGATGAGCACCCCAATTGACATACATGCTACTTGATATCTTTCCATTGACTAGTGATGAATGAAATGCAATTGTTGCAATGATCAaaaccaaggaattaaaagctATGGATTTAGCCATCTTAACTAATTGTtgggacacttttatttttgtgAGTGATCACTTGGAAATTGTACATTTTGATCTTACGCTGTAGGGGCTTTATATAAGCCCAAAAGACCCTTTCTACTGTGAGTAAACctcttttatgtattttgtgCTGACCATGTCTGAGATTGACATTCTAAATGCCGTGTGGACGCAGTTGGCAATTAATCAAGAATCTGGTTACATGTATGTTGCATTTGTTAGTGTTTGAGCAAGGAAAAAATGATAGTTAAGATAATTGAATAGATATATCTCGAAACTT
It includes:
- the LOC132030995 gene encoding probable xyloglucan endotransglucosylase/hydrolase protein 26, translating into MAKSIAFNSLVLIIATIAFHSSLVNGKISSSMYVNWGAHHCKMLGDDLQLVLDQSAGSGAQSKRSFLFGSFEMLIKLVPNNSAGTVTTYYLSSTGTKHDEIDFEFLGNISGQPYIIHTNIYTQGVGNREQQFYPWFDPTADFHNYTVHWNPNAVVWYIDGIPIRVFRNYQLQGIPFPNQQGMRVYTSLWNADSWATRGGLVKIDWNSAPFTATYRKFRPRACYWNGSLSIVQCAIPTRSNWWNSPLYNKLSADNFGQMNSIRSKYMIYDYCKDMKRFKGVMPTECSLPQN